In the Actinomycetota bacterium genome, CGACCGCGGCCGGGTCAGCGACGCCTCCCACGATGGTCTCCAGGTGAAACTGGACGGACGCCACCGGGTAAGGAACCCCCGGTTGGCCTGCGAGGTACGCGCGGCGTCTGGGCTGGTCCTGGCCGAGTGCCGCACGGTCCGACCCCGCGGTTACGCTCGTCCTCACCGTCTGCGACAGGAGAAGCCACCGTGATCGCTCGGATCTGGAGGGGCTGGACCACACCCGAGAACGCCGACGCCTACCAGCGAATCGTCAGCCAGGAAGTCCTGCCCGGTATCGCGGCCCGCAACCTGGACGGCTACCACGGCGCCTACCTGCTGCGGCGCCGCCTCGACGACGAGGTGGAGTTCGCCACCATCCTGCTGTTCGACACCCTGGAGCAGGTCCGAGCCTTCGCCGGCGACGACTACGAGGCTGCCTATGTCCCGCCCGAGGCGCGGGCGGTGCTGGCCCGCTTCGATGAACGCTCGGCGCACTACGACACGCTGCTGCGACCGTGACTGCGAAGCTGTGGGTCGGTCACCGTCGGAGCGTGCGCTGCACCAGGGCTACCGCCGACCGCGGCTGTGCTCGCCCCACGGCGGGGTCCTCGCGCCAGCCTGCGGTGGCCAAGCGGCAAACGCTCTGGGATGCTGCCGCGATGCCGAGCCTGCGGGTTGGGACCTGGAACATCGCCGGCGCCCGACGGGAACGGACCAACCAGGTCGACCTCG is a window encoding:
- a CDS encoding antibiotic biosynthesis monooxygenase; translated protein: MIARIWRGWTTPENADAYQRIVSQEVLPGIAARNLDGYHGAYLLRRRLDDEVEFATILLFDTLEQVRAFAGDDYEAAYVPPEARAVLARFDERSAHYDTLLRP